In Phyllostomus discolor isolate MPI-MPIP mPhyDis1 chromosome 2, mPhyDis1.pri.v3, whole genome shotgun sequence, the following are encoded in one genomic region:
- the ANKRD33 gene encoding photoreceptor ankyrin repeat protein isoform X2, with amino-acid sequence MLAAQAGHVSLVRLLLNYYTGLDLERRDQRGLTALMKAAIRDRSECVAALLMAGADLTAVDPARGKTALEWAVLTDSFDTVRRVRQLLRRPRVEQLSRHFQPEWPALPELVAQARAQVAPSLLERLQATLSLPFARSPQEGGVLDHLVTITTSLASPFLTTACRTLCPDCPPALGTRSKSVPELLGTAPPPPPVPQPPQVVPGPRVLTPYHSPQGVLSMCPQWLQPRDSTNPRPQVPKILFSKAPSCPSQCKPEPRPTGHCRLALPVWPYQELRMQRRRSWEEAAGCVQSQGKNG; translated from the exons ATGCTGGCTGCCCAAGCAG GCCATGTGTCTCTGGTGAGGCTCCTGCTCAACTACTATACGGGCCTGGACTTGGAGCGCCGAGACCAGCGGGGGCTGACGGCATTGATGAAGGCCGCCATTCGGGACCGCTCTGAATGCGTGGCTGCCCTCCTCATGGCAG GTGCTGACCTGACAGCAGTGGATCCCGCTCGGGGCAAGACGGCCCTGGAGTGGGCAGTGCTGACCGACAGCTTCGACACCGTGCGCAGGGTCCGGCAGCTGTTGCGGCGGCCCCGAGTGGAGCAGCTCAGTCGGCATTTCCAGCCTGAGTGGCCAGCCTTGCCCGAGCTCGTGGCCCAGGCCCGGGCCCAGGTTGCCCCATCTCTCCTAGAGAGATTACAGGCCACCCTGAGCCTCCCCTTTGCCCGGTCTCCTCAGGAGGGGGGTGTCCTGGACCACCTTGTGACCATCACTACCAGCCTAGCCAGTCCCTTCCTCACCACTGCCTGCCGCACCCTGTGCCCCGACTGCCCGCCTGCCCTGGGAACTCGAAGCAAGTCTGTGCCAGAGCTGCTAGGCAccgctcctccccctcccccagtacCCCAGCCCCCCCAGGTAGTCCCTGGTCCCCGGGTTCTCACCCCCTACCACAGTCCGCAGGGTGTGCTGAGCATGTGCCCTCAGTGGCTCCAGCCCAGGGACAGTACCAATCCCAGGCCCCAAGTCCCGAAGATCCTCTTCTCCAAGGCTCCCTCATGTCCCAGCCAATGCAAGCCAGAGCCCAGGCCTACAGGGCACTGCAGGCTGGCCCTTCCTGTCTGGCCATACCAGGAGCTCAGGAtgcagaggaggaggagttgGGAGGAGGCGGCCGGGTGTGTACAGAGCCAGGGGAAGAATGGCTAG
- the ANKRD33 gene encoding photoreceptor ankyrin repeat protein isoform X3, whose amino-acid sequence MVACYRGFGSVVALLSRCPFLDVNQQDKEGDTALMLAAQAGADLTAVDPARGKTALEWAVLTDSFDTVRRVRQLLRRPRVEQLSRHFQPEWPALPELVAQARAQVAPSLLERLQATLSLPFARSPQEGGVLDHLVTITTSLASPFLTTACRTLCPDCPPALGTRSKSVPELLGTAPPPPPVPQPPQVVPGPRVLTPYHSPQGVLSMCPQWLQPRDSTNPRPQVPKILFSKAPSCPSQCKPEPRPTGHCRLALPVWPYQELRMQRRRSWEEAAGCVQSQGKNG is encoded by the exons ATGGTCGCATGCTACCGTGGCTTTGGGAGTGTTGTGGCCCTACTCAGCCGCTGTCCTTTCCTGGATGTGAACCAACAGGACAAAGAAGGAGACACAGCCCTCATGCTGGCTGCCCAAGCAG GTGCTGACCTGACAGCAGTGGATCCCGCTCGGGGCAAGACGGCCCTGGAGTGGGCAGTGCTGACCGACAGCTTCGACACCGTGCGCAGGGTCCGGCAGCTGTTGCGGCGGCCCCGAGTGGAGCAGCTCAGTCGGCATTTCCAGCCTGAGTGGCCAGCCTTGCCCGAGCTCGTGGCCCAGGCCCGGGCCCAGGTTGCCCCATCTCTCCTAGAGAGATTACAGGCCACCCTGAGCCTCCCCTTTGCCCGGTCTCCTCAGGAGGGGGGTGTCCTGGACCACCTTGTGACCATCACTACCAGCCTAGCCAGTCCCTTCCTCACCACTGCCTGCCGCACCCTGTGCCCCGACTGCCCGCCTGCCCTGGGAACTCGAAGCAAGTCTGTGCCAGAGCTGCTAGGCAccgctcctccccctcccccagtacCCCAGCCCCCCCAGGTAGTCCCTGGTCCCCGGGTTCTCACCCCCTACCACAGTCCGCAGGGTGTGCTGAGCATGTGCCCTCAGTGGCTCCAGCCCAGGGACAGTACCAATCCCAGGCCCCAAGTCCCGAAGATCCTCTTCTCCAAGGCTCCCTCATGTCCCAGCCAATGCAAGCCAGAGCCCAGGCCTACAGGGCACTGCAGGCTGGCCCTTCCTGTCTGGCCATACCAGGAGCTCAGGAtgcagaggaggaggagttgGGAGGAGGCGGCCGGGTGTGTACAGAGCCAGGGGAAGAATGGCTAG
- the ANKRD33 gene encoding photoreceptor ankyrin repeat protein isoform X1 has product MVACYRGFGSVVALLSRCPFLDVNQQDKEGDTALMLAAQAGHVSLVRLLLNYYTGLDLERRDQRGLTALMKAAIRDRSECVAALLMAGADLTAVDPARGKTALEWAVLTDSFDTVRRVRQLLRRPRVEQLSRHFQPEWPALPELVAQARAQVAPSLLERLQATLSLPFARSPQEGGVLDHLVTITTSLASPFLTTACRTLCPDCPPALGTRSKSVPELLGTAPPPPPVPQPPQVVPGPRVLTPYHSPQGVLSMCPQWLQPRDSTNPRPQVPKILFSKAPSCPSQCKPEPRPTGHCRLALPVWPYQELRMQRRRSWEEAAGCVQSQGKNG; this is encoded by the exons ATGGTCGCATGCTACCGTGGCTTTGGGAGTGTTGTGGCCCTACTCAGCCGCTGTCCTTTCCTGGATGTGAACCAACAGGACAAAGAAGGAGACACAGCCCTCATGCTGGCTGCCCAAGCAG GCCATGTGTCTCTGGTGAGGCTCCTGCTCAACTACTATACGGGCCTGGACTTGGAGCGCCGAGACCAGCGGGGGCTGACGGCATTGATGAAGGCCGCCATTCGGGACCGCTCTGAATGCGTGGCTGCCCTCCTCATGGCAG GTGCTGACCTGACAGCAGTGGATCCCGCTCGGGGCAAGACGGCCCTGGAGTGGGCAGTGCTGACCGACAGCTTCGACACCGTGCGCAGGGTCCGGCAGCTGTTGCGGCGGCCCCGAGTGGAGCAGCTCAGTCGGCATTTCCAGCCTGAGTGGCCAGCCTTGCCCGAGCTCGTGGCCCAGGCCCGGGCCCAGGTTGCCCCATCTCTCCTAGAGAGATTACAGGCCACCCTGAGCCTCCCCTTTGCCCGGTCTCCTCAGGAGGGGGGTGTCCTGGACCACCTTGTGACCATCACTACCAGCCTAGCCAGTCCCTTCCTCACCACTGCCTGCCGCACCCTGTGCCCCGACTGCCCGCCTGCCCTGGGAACTCGAAGCAAGTCTGTGCCAGAGCTGCTAGGCAccgctcctccccctcccccagtacCCCAGCCCCCCCAGGTAGTCCCTGGTCCCCGGGTTCTCACCCCCTACCACAGTCCGCAGGGTGTGCTGAGCATGTGCCCTCAGTGGCTCCAGCCCAGGGACAGTACCAATCCCAGGCCCCAAGTCCCGAAGATCCTCTTCTCCAAGGCTCCCTCATGTCCCAGCCAATGCAAGCCAGAGCCCAGGCCTACAGGGCACTGCAGGCTGGCCCTTCCTGTCTGGCCATACCAGGAGCTCAGGAtgcagaggaggaggagttgGGAGGAGGCGGCCGGGTGTGTACAGAGCCAGGGGAAGAATGGCTAG